The Faecalibacter bovis genome includes the window GCAATAACAGATCCGAAAATTGCTAAATAAATCATAGAAGAAATGCTTCTCAAACTCCAGTTCGAAAAATTATGATTTTCACTAAAAATAAATGCTAATCCAATTTGAACAATTCCGGCAAATAGAAATTGATAAAATAGGTTTAAGGAAATATTACTTGTTTTAAGATTTAATTTTTTTGTAAACAAAGTTCCTAACGCCCAACCTGTAATAGCACAAAAAAGTAGAATAATACCATTACTAAATGCTGGGTTTGAAAATTCATGTAACCCGTCCCAGAAAATAAATAATATTCCACTAAAACACATTAATACTCCAAGTAAACCTTTAATATTAAATTTTTCTAGCCCGATAAGCAAACTTCCGATAAATACTAAAATAGGTGTTGTGGCCGAAATTAAAGAAGCCAAACTGCTTGAGATTGACTCTTCTGCAACGGTAGTTAATCCATTTGCACCAATTAACATTAAAGTAGAAAAAATGATTTGGTAAGAAAGATTTTTCCATCCAAACCACTTTAATTCTTTTTTGTACAGTAATATAGATAACATGATTAATGCTGCAATGGATTGTCTAATACCAGCTACAAACCAACCAGGTATTGTTTCAACTGCAATTCTGATTCCCAAAAATGTAGTTCCCCAGACTATTGCAACTACTAGTATAGCAAGAAGCAGTTTAATGTCTTTCAAAATATATTGTTTTAATGCTATAAATGTAACATAAAAAAGCGACTCGGTAACGAGTCGCTTTTTTTAATATAATGAAGTATAATTTACTTTACAAAATCTTCCGCTTGTACTAAAGCTGCATCTAATCCAGCAACTTCTTTACCACCTGCAGTAGCTAAGAAAGGTTGTCCACCTCCTCCACCGTTGATGTGCTTCGCAATTTCTTTTACGATGTTACCAGCGTGTAATCCTTTATCTGCAACTAAGTTTTTAGCAATAGAAATAGTGATCGATGGTTTTACTGCATCATTTGTACCAACAACGATGAATGCATTTTCAATTTCGTTTGTTAAATCAATAGCATTTTGTTTTGCTGCATTGGTATCTAAATTCGTTTTAATCGCTAAGAAATTAATTCCGTTAATTTCTTTTACGGCTGCTTTCCAAGTTGCTTTTTCAGCAGCAGCTTGTTGCGCAACGAATTTTTCTACTTGTTTCTTTAATGCTGCGTTTTCATCTAATAAAGATTGAACTGCTTTAACTGCATCGTTTTTCGTTTTTAAGGCAACTAAAACGTCGTTGTAGTTTTGTTCTGCATCTTTTAAAGCGTTGATTGCAGTATCAGCAGTAATTGCTTCGATACGACGAATTCCAGCAGCAGTAGAAGATTCAGATAAAATTTTGAATAAACGAATATCAGCCGTATTGTTTACATGTGTACCACCACATAATTCAACTGAAGAACCAAAACGAATCACACGAACTTTATCTCCATATTTCTCACCGAATAAAGCCATTGCACCTTCAGCTAAAGCTTCGTCCATAGAAGCTTCTCTTTTCTCGATTAATGGTAAAGCTTCAACGATTTTTTCGTTTACTTTTTGCTCAACGATTGCGATTTCTTCTTCCGTCATTTTTGCAAAGTGAGAGAAGTCGAAACGTAAGTAATCATCACCAACGTAAGAACCTTTTTGTTCCACATGCGTTCCTAAAACTTCACGTAAAGCTTCGTGCATTAAATGCGTAGCTGTGTGATTTTTAGTAGTTGCATTACGTTTTGTAACATTTACTTTGGCTTGGAAAGTTCCTTCAATGTTTTCTGGTAAAGTTTCAACGAAGTGAATAATTAAGTTATTCTCTTTTTTAGTGTCAACTACTTCAATTGTTTCGTTTGGAGAAACAATCACACCTTGGTCACCAATTTGTCCTCCCGACTCAGCGTAGAAAGGTGTTTGGTTGAAAACTAATTGATAGAATTCTCCTTTTTTATTTTTTACTTTACGGTAACGCGTCACTTTTACTTCAGCTTCTGTGTTATCGTAAGCAATAGATGTTTCATTTCCAGATCCGTCTAAAACAACCCAGTCATCAGTCACTAAAGCTGTTGCTTTTTTAGATCGTTCTTTTTGCTTTGCCATTTCAGATTCGAATCCAGCTTCATCAATTGTGAATCCGTGGTCTTCTGCAACGATACGAGATAAATCGGCTGGGAAACCGTAAGTATCATATAATTCGAAAACTACATCACCAGGAACAACTTTAGAATCTCCTAATTGCTCGATGATTTGGTTTAAACGATTTAATCCTTGCTCTATTGTTCTTAAGAATGAAGCTTCTTCTTCGCGAATTACACCTGTAACAATTGTTTCTTGTTTCACTAATTCTGGGAAGAAATCTCCCATTTCAGCTTTTAAGATTGGGTATAATTGGAAAATGAATGGCTCGTTTAATCCTAAGAAACGGTAACCATAAGAAATAGCACGACGTAAAATACGACGAATTACATATCCTGCACCTGTGTTAGAAGGTAACTGTCCGTCAGCAATAGCAAAAGCTACAGCACGTAAGTGGTCAACTACAACACGAATTGCAATATCTGTTTTTTCTGCAGCTCCGTAAGTTACTCCAGAAATTTCTTCTAATTTTTTGATTGTTGGTTGGAAAACATCTGTATCGTAGTTAGATGATTTTCCTTGTAAAACCATTGCTAAACGCTCAAATCCCATTCCGGTATCGATGTGTTTTGCAGGTAATTGTTCTAATGAACCATCAGCTTTACGTTGGAATTGCATAAATACTAAATTCCAAATTTCGATCACTTGTGGGTGATCCATATTTACTAATGTTTTACCATCAACAGCTAAACGATCAGCTTCTGGACGAATATCAACGTGAATTTCAGAACATGGTCCACATGGTCCGATATCACCCATCTCCCAGAAATTATCTTTCTTATTTCCGTATAAGATACGATCCTCTGCAATATGTTTTTTCCAAAGTTCTAAAGCTTCTGTATCTAATTCAGTACCGTCTTCTTTGTCTCCTTCGAAAACCGTAACATAGATCTGATCTTTAGAAATCCCATACACTCCTGTTAAAAGTTCCCAAGCCCAGGCGATTGCTTCTTCTTTAAAGTAATCTCCGAATGACCAGTTCCCTAACATCTCAAACATCGTGTGGTGGTAAGTGTCTTTTCCTACATCATCTAAATCGTTATGCTTACCAGAAACACGAAGACATTTTTGAGTATCGGCAATACGATTATTCTTAGGAATTCCATTACCTAAAAAGAATTCTTTAAATTGGGCCATTCCTGAATTATTGAACATTAAAGTTGGGTCATCTTTAAGTACAATCGGAGCAGAATCAACGATTAAATGCCCGTTTTTTTCAAAAAAACCAAGAAATTCTTTTCTTATATCTTTGGATTTCATTTATTTATATTATTTTTATATTTTGATTAACACGTTTGCTTGTACAATATTCTTTACTTTGCAAACGTTTACAAAGATATAAAAAGGTTTGGTTAGAATGGAAAATAATAACTATAAGTATAAATCATCTAGTGTTTTAAAGGATTGGTCACTGAAAAGATTGAAAAATATCCCTAAAACATTTTATTATGGTTTTGCTTTTTTATGTATTGCAACTGTAAGTGCTGGAATGATTGGTTACAATTTTAATGATTCTGAATTTGCTCTTACAGCGAATAAATTTAAAAATAATGAAAGCAAATTGCTTGCCGAACTTCAAAAAGCGCAGAAAGAAAATAGCGAATTGAACGAAAAGTTTAAAGAAGTTGAGGTTGCATTGACAGAATTAGAAGAAAAAGACAGAAATATATATCGTACCATTTATGATTTAAAGGTTGATGAAGATATTGACTCAATTAATAAAATTATAAACGAATATTCTGCAGAGGATATTGATAATTTACTTTCTAAAATTGAAGAAGAAAAAAAATCTTTAGATGAGGTTTTGCGTAAAGCAGGCGGAAAAGATAAGCATTTAACTTCTTTACCAGTGATTAAGCCAGTTGCTGATAAATATTTAAACAGAGTTGCTTCTGGTTATGGATCTCGTTTTCACCCGATTCTTAAAGTAAAAAAAATGCACAATGGATTAGATTTTGCTGCATCAACAGGAACTCCAATTTATGCAACAGGTGACGGTACGGTTAAAATGGCTGGATTTAATTCAGGTTACGGTAACGTAGTTGTTATTCGACACGGAAATGGTTTCGAGACTTTATATGCTCACATGAGTCGTATTAAAACAAGAAATGGAAAATCAATTAAGCGTGGAGATGTAATAGGATATGTAGGTTCAACAGGTTTATCAACAGGTCCACATTTACATTACGAAATTCATAAAGATGGAAAACCAGTAGATCCAATCATGTATTTTTATGATGATGTAGATCCAGATGATTTCATCAAGATATATCAAAATGCGAAAAAAAGTACACTTTCTTTAGATTAAAGAAGTTTAAATAAGTTAGAAATGCGAATAACAGTGTTATTTGCATTTTTTTATTATAAGTACTTGGTATTGTTTGGTCTGAAATTATTTTTTGCTATTTTTGATTAACATGAATATCGAATTACCAGACAAACTTTATTACTCTATAGGAGAGGTTGCAAAAGCGTTTAACGTAAATGCATCCTTAATTCGTTTTTGGGAAAAAGAATTTGAAATAATTCAACCTAAAAAGAATAAAAAAGGAAATCGATTATTCACACCAAAAGACATCGAATCTTTTAAAACGATTTATTATTTAGTTAAAATAAAGGGTCACACCTTAGAAGGCGCCAAACAATCTTTAACTAAGAAACCATCAAAATTAGAAGAAATTGATGTTGTTACTCGATTAGAAAATATCAAACAAGAACTCATAAATTTAAAAATGAGTTTTGATGAAATAACAGAAAAGGACGAACAACAATAGTTTGTCCTTTTTTGATATCTAAAATTTTT containing:
- a CDS encoding M23 family metallopeptidase — translated: MENNNYKYKSSSVLKDWSLKRLKNIPKTFYYGFAFLCIATVSAGMIGYNFNDSEFALTANKFKNNESKLLAELQKAQKENSELNEKFKEVEVALTELEEKDRNIYRTIYDLKVDEDIDSINKIINEYSAEDIDNLLSKIEEEKKSLDEVLRKAGGKDKHLTSLPVIKPVADKYLNRVASGYGSRFHPILKVKKMHNGLDFAASTGTPIYATGDGTVKMAGFNSGYGNVVVIRHGNGFETLYAHMSRIKTRNGKSIKRGDVIGYVGSTGLSTGPHLHYEIHKDGKPVDPIMYFYDDVDPDDFIKIYQNAKKSTLSLD
- the alaS gene encoding alanine--tRNA ligase, with the translated sequence MKSKDIRKEFLGFFEKNGHLIVDSAPIVLKDDPTLMFNNSGMAQFKEFFLGNGIPKNNRIADTQKCLRVSGKHNDLDDVGKDTYHHTMFEMLGNWSFGDYFKEEAIAWAWELLTGVYGISKDQIYVTVFEGDKEDGTELDTEALELWKKHIAEDRILYGNKKDNFWEMGDIGPCGPCSEIHVDIRPEADRLAVDGKTLVNMDHPQVIEIWNLVFMQFQRKADGSLEQLPAKHIDTGMGFERLAMVLQGKSSNYDTDVFQPTIKKLEEISGVTYGAAEKTDIAIRVVVDHLRAVAFAIADGQLPSNTGAGYVIRRILRRAISYGYRFLGLNEPFIFQLYPILKAEMGDFFPELVKQETIVTGVIREEEASFLRTIEQGLNRLNQIIEQLGDSKVVPGDVVFELYDTYGFPADLSRIVAEDHGFTIDEAGFESEMAKQKERSKKATALVTDDWVVLDGSGNETSIAYDNTEAEVKVTRYRKVKNKKGEFYQLVFNQTPFYAESGGQIGDQGVIVSPNETIEVVDTKKENNLIIHFVETLPENIEGTFQAKVNVTKRNATTKNHTATHLMHEALREVLGTHVEQKGSYVGDDYLRFDFSHFAKMTEEEIAIVEQKVNEKIVEALPLIEKREASMDEALAEGAMALFGEKYGDKVRVIRFGSSVELCGGTHVNNTADIRLFKILSESSTAAGIRRIEAITADTAINALKDAEQNYNDVLVALKTKNDAVKAVQSLLDENAALKKQVEKFVAQQAAAEKATWKAAVKEINGINFLAIKTNLDTNAAKQNAIDLTNEIENAFIVVGTNDAVKPSITISIAKNLVADKGLHAGNIVKEIAKHINGGGGGQPFLATAGGKEVAGLDAALVQAEDFVK
- a CDS encoding MerR family transcriptional regulator — encoded protein: MNIELPDKLYYSIGEVAKAFNVNASLIRFWEKEFEIIQPKKNKKGNRLFTPKDIESFKTIYYLVKIKGHTLEGAKQSLTKKPSKLEEIDVVTRLENIKQELINLKMSFDEITEKDEQQ
- a CDS encoding DMT family transporter yields the protein MKDIKLLLAILVVAIVWGTTFLGIRIAVETIPGWFVAGIRQSIAALIMLSILLYKKELKWFGWKNLSYQIIFSTLMLIGANGLTTVAEESISSSLASLISATTPILVFIGSLLIGLEKFNIKGLLGVLMCFSGILFIFWDGLHEFSNPAFSNGIILLFCAITGWALGTLFTKKLNLKTSNISLNLFYQFLFAGIVQIGLAFIFSENHNFSNWSLRSISSMIYLAIFGSVIAFYSFHYALTKISPIQISILSYINTIIAILLGWLILDEEISLKFIIAAFLIIIGVFITNYKPEMFKKSK